The Vicia villosa cultivar HV-30 ecotype Madison, WI linkage group LG1, Vvil1.0, whole genome shotgun sequence genome includes a region encoding these proteins:
- the LOC131596680 gene encoding uncharacterized protein LOC131596680 — MKLIKSAGLLKTVTHLSKCYEMLVKEFIVNLSQDCADGKVEDFHKVYVRRKCIDFSPTVVNLYLGRDDEAQPELEVTDNEVCKVITGGKVKKWPIKSKLSASLLNVRYALLHKIGAANWVPTNHTSTIVVGLGRFIYAVGTKTKFDYGTYIFDQTIRHVGTSATKLPIACPSLICGIILKQYPGILKAKDSVCKRESALSFHYKLLQRSDDITSAGTSQTSKSVNKSSLIAELKETCKELDNRKMKLEKLIQRLEQSTDDDHAGGSDGETNDEENGADSGDDEEAEDSEGAEETGSSDAGEETGGSDN; from the coding sequence ATGAAGCTCATCAAATCTGCAGGTTTGCTTAAAACTGTTACTCATCTCTCTAAATGCTATGAAATGCTCGTGAAGGAGTTTATAGTAAATTTGTCTCAAGATTGTGCTGATGGGAAAGTTGAGGATTTTCATAAggtgtatgttagaagaaaatgtATAGATTTCTCCCCAACTGTTGTCAACCTCTATCTAGGTAGGGATGAtgaggctcaacctgagcttgaagtgactGACAATGAGGTGTGCAAAGTTATCACTGGTGGTAAGGTTAAGAAATGGCCCATAAAGAGTAAATTGTCTGCTAGTCTTCTTAATGTCAGGTATGCTTTGCTGCACAAAATTGGTGCTGCTAACTGGGTGCCTACCAATCACACTTCTACCATTGTTGTTGGCCTAGGTAGATTCATATATGCTGTGGGAACCAAGACAAAGTTTGATTATGGAACTTACATATTTGATCAAACTATTAGGCATGTTGGTACCTCTGCTACCAAGCTACCCATTGCTTGTCCATCCCTGATATGTGGGATAATCCTCAAGCAATACCCTGGAATTCTGAAAGCTAAAGACTCTGTGTGTAAGAGGGAGAGTGCTTTGTCCTTCCACTATAAGCTGCTCCAAAGGTCAGATGACAtaacatctgctgggacatcacaAACCAGCAAATCTGTGAACAAATCCTCTCTTATTGCTGAGCTGAAAGAGACTTGTAAAGAGTTGGAcaataggaagatgaagcttgaaaaGCTCATTCAAAGACTTGAGCAGTCTACAGATGATGATCATGCTGGTGGAAGTGATGGTGAAACTAATGATGAAGAAAATGGTGCTGATAGTGGTGATGATGAAGAGGCTGAGGATAGTGAGGGTGCTGAAGAGACTGGGAGTAGTGATGCTGGTGAAGAGACTGGTGGATCTGACAATTAG